The following are from one region of the Anaeropeptidivorans aminofermentans genome:
- the spoVAE gene encoding stage V sporulation protein AE produces the protein MEYLKAFLVGGIICVIGQILIDKTKMTSARILVLFVVIGCILGGLGIYGKIVDFGGAGATVPLPGFGYNLAKGVISEVDEVGLLGVFTGGMKAAAGGIASVVTFSYLASLVFEPKEKE, from the coding sequence ATGGAATATTTAAAAGCTTTTTTAGTAGGTGGAATCATATGCGTCATAGGACAGATTTTAATCGATAAAACAAAAATGACTTCTGCAAGAATTCTTGTTTTGTTTGTAGTCATCGGCTGTATTTTAGGCGGTCTTGGCATATACGGAAAAATCGTTGATTTCGGCGGAGCAGGTGCTACTGTGCCTCTTCCGGGATTCGGATATAATCTTGCAAAAGGGGTTATATCTGAAGTTGATGAAGTAGGCCTTTTAGGTGTATTTACCGGAGGCATGAAGGCCGCTGCCGGAGGAATCGCCTCTGTCGTGACCTTTAGCTATTTAGCTTCCTTGGTATTTGAGCCTAAGGAAAAGGAATAA
- the aroQ gene encoding type II 3-dehydroquinate dehydratase, producing the protein MNKVRIIHGPNLNFTGIREKDFYGSEFLDDINKRILERAEELSFDAECYQSNSEGDIINYIQSCYYEGVEAIIINPGAYTHYSYAIRDCIASVSIPTVEVHLSNIHQREEFRHTSVIAPVCKGQLCGFGSYGYLLALDAVNEILINQQ; encoded by the coding sequence ATGAATAAAGTAAGAATAATCCACGGTCCCAATTTAAATTTTACAGGTATCAGGGAAAAGGATTTTTATGGAAGCGAATTTTTAGACGATATTAATAAAAGAATCCTTGAAAGAGCTGAGGAGCTTTCTTTTGACGCAGAATGCTACCAGTCGAATTCCGAAGGAGATATAATCAATTATATTCAGTCTTGCTATTATGAAGGCGTAGAAGCTATAATAATAAATCCTGGGGCCTATACACATTATTCTTATGCCATAAGAGACTGTATTGCATCTGTAAGTATCCCAACCGTTGAGGTACATTTATCAAATATTCATCAAAGGGAAGAGTTCAGGCATACTTCCGTTATTGCACCGGTGTGTAAAGGGCAGCTTTGCGGGTTTGGTTCTTACGGATATTTACTTGCCCTAGATGCTGTAAATGAAATTTTAATTAATCAGCAATAA
- the alaS gene encoding alanine--tRNA ligase has translation MEYMKVNELRESFLSFFESKGHLRHASYPLIPQNDKSLLLINAGMAPLKPYFTGIEVPPSKRMTTCQKCIRTGDIENVGKTSRHCTFFEMLGNFSFGDYFKEEIIPWSWEYCTEVLKIPADRLYVSVYHEDDEAFKIWNEKVGLPAERIYRLGKEDNFWEVGTGPCGPCSEIYFDRGEEFGCQEDTCEVGCECDRFMEVWNLVFTQFNKEEDGSYTPLAHPNIDTGMGLERLAVAMQGVESVFDIDSIKAVREAVCKTANKEYGKSYETDVSIRIVTDHIRAVTFMLADGVLPNNEGRGYVLRRLLRRAARHGKLLGIDKMFLTDLCKVVIRESKDAYPELLEKQDYIFKILSLEESRFYETLDQGLEFLKSYIKKVKERAEKMLSGEDAFRLYDTFGFPFELMKEILAEDHIGIDEDQFLKEMENQRQLSRSSREENTFMGGAEEIYAKVGSKEPTEFIGYTYLYTEDALVKGLVVNGEIVDKALKGEEVSVVLNKTPFYATGGGQQGDKGKIETAEGIVEIKDCIKSAGKYVHIGVVTEGEIRSGSIVKAAVDEKNRMNTARNHTATHLLQKALREVLGTHVEQAGSYVSENRLRFDFTHFEAIGYEDLEKIERMVNDKIFSSLTVEIINTDIDKAKSMGAMALFGEKYEKDVRVIKVADYSIELCGGTHVKNTAQISTFKILSESGISAGVRRIEALTGEAALEYYKSQDILIKTAAMALKTTPENLVKRAETAIKEMRELKSEFEKLKSSMTGNIVDDILKTGTEVKGISLVVSDAGELDMNGLRTLGDKLKDKLKSGIIVITSKHEDKANLVVMATDDAVSKGVHAGNIIKELSAIIGGKGGGKANMAQAGGKSPEKIEELTKKAAGVIEELL, from the coding sequence ATGGAATATATGAAAGTTAATGAGCTTAGAGAAAGCTTTTTAAGTTTTTTTGAGAGTAAGGGGCATTTAAGGCATGCTTCTTATCCCTTGATACCGCAAAATGATAAGAGCCTTCTGCTTATAAACGCAGGAATGGCTCCTTTAAAGCCTTATTTTACGGGAATTGAAGTTCCGCCGTCTAAGAGAATGACCACATGCCAGAAATGTATTCGTACAGGAGACATTGAAAACGTAGGAAAGACTTCAAGGCATTGTACATTTTTTGAAATGCTGGGTAATTTCTCCTTTGGCGATTATTTTAAGGAGGAAATCATTCCATGGAGCTGGGAATACTGCACTGAGGTTCTTAAAATACCCGCAGACAGGCTTTACGTTTCAGTATATCATGAAGATGATGAGGCTTTTAAAATATGGAATGAAAAAGTAGGCCTTCCTGCCGAAAGAATCTACCGTTTAGGCAAGGAAGATAATTTCTGGGAAGTTGGAACAGGCCCTTGCGGTCCCTGCTCTGAAATATATTTTGACAGAGGGGAAGAGTTCGGCTGTCAGGAAGATACCTGTGAAGTAGGCTGTGAATGCGACAGGTTTATGGAAGTATGGAATCTTGTTTTCACTCAGTTTAATAAGGAAGAAGACGGAAGCTATACACCTCTTGCTCACCCGAATATTGATACGGGTATGGGCCTTGAAAGGCTTGCTGTTGCCATGCAGGGGGTAGAATCCGTATTTGATATAGACTCTATCAAGGCTGTAAGGGAAGCCGTATGCAAAACCGCCAATAAGGAATACGGCAAATCTTATGAAACCGATGTTTCAATCCGTATTGTAACAGACCATATCAGAGCCGTTACATTTATGCTTGCAGACGGTGTTCTTCCGAATAATGAAGGAAGAGGCTATGTATTAAGAAGGCTTTTAAGAAGAGCCGCCCGCCATGGAAAGCTTTTAGGCATAGATAAAATGTTCCTTACGGATTTATGTAAGGTGGTTATAAGAGAAAGTAAGGATGCTTATCCTGAGCTTTTAGAAAAACAGGATTATATATTTAAAATACTCTCCCTTGAAGAAAGCCGCTTTTATGAAACCCTTGACCAAGGTCTCGAATTTTTAAAAAGCTATATTAAAAAGGTTAAGGAAAGAGCAGAAAAAATGCTTTCGGGAGAAGATGCTTTCAGGCTCTATGATACCTTTGGATTCCCCTTTGAGCTTATGAAAGAAATTCTTGCAGAAGATCATATTGGTATCGATGAAGACCAATTCCTCAAGGAAATGGAAAATCAAAGGCAGCTTTCAAGAAGCAGCAGGGAAGAAAATACCTTTATGGGCGGGGCAGAAGAAATATATGCTAAGGTTGGCTCAAAGGAACCTACGGAATTCATAGGATATACCTATTTATATACTGAAGATGCCCTTGTGAAAGGCCTTGTTGTGAACGGAGAAATCGTAGATAAAGCCCTTAAGGGAGAAGAAGTTTCCGTTGTTTTAAATAAAACGCCTTTCTATGCAACAGGCGGCGGACAGCAAGGGGATAAGGGGAAAATAGAAACTGCCGAAGGCATCGTGGAGATAAAAGACTGTATTAAATCCGCCGGAAAATATGTTCATATCGGTGTAGTAACAGAAGGGGAAATTCGTTCAGGCTCTATCGTAAAAGCTGCCGTTGATGAGAAAAACAGAATGAATACCGCAAGAAACCATACGGCGACCCACCTTCTTCAAAAAGCTTTAAGAGAAGTTTTAGGCACTCATGTTGAGCAGGCCGGCTCTTATGTTTCAGAAAACAGGCTTAGATTCGACTTTACTCATTTTGAGGCAATCGGCTACGAGGATTTAGAAAAGATAGAAAGAATGGTGAATGATAAAATATTCTCTTCTCTTACTGTAGAAATCATTAATACCGATATTGATAAAGCAAAAAGTATGGGCGCCATGGCTCTTTTCGGCGAAAAGTATGAAAAAGATGTAAGAGTAATAAAGGTAGCCGATTACAGCATAGAGCTCTGCGGCGGTACCCACGTTAAAAATACCGCTCAAATATCCACCTTTAAAATACTCTCCGAAAGCGGGATTTCCGCAGGCGTAAGAAGAATAGAAGCGCTCACGGGAGAAGCTGCTCTTGAATATTATAAATCTCAGGATATATTAATTAAAACGGCTGCTATGGCACTTAAAACAACCCCTGAAAATCTTGTAAAAAGGGCAGAAACAGCCATAAAAGAAATGAGAGAATTAAAATCTGAATTTGAAAAGCTTAAAAGCAGCATGACCGGTAACATTGTAGACGATATATTAAAGACAGGCACAGAAGTAAAAGGAATCAGTTTAGTCGTTTCAGATGCTGGGGAACTTGATATGAATGGCTTGAGAACCCTCGGCGATAAGCTGAAAGATAAGCTCAAATCTGGTATAATAGTAATTACTTCAAAACATGAGGATAAGGCAAATCTTGTCGTTATGGCTACGGATGACGCTGTTTCAAAGGGCGTTCATGCCGGAAATATTATTAAGGAGCTTTCAGCTATTATAGGAGGAAAAGGCGGTGGAAAGGCAAATATGGCTCAGGCCGGAGGAAAGTCCCCTGAAAAAATAGAGGAGCTTACCAAGAAAGCCGCCGGTGTTATAGAAGAATTACTGTAA
- a CDS encoding helix-turn-helix domain-containing protein: MYERIRDMRDDKGMTQAQIAKLLNIHQTTYSDYELGNLNIPIPVLNKLADLFETSIDYLVDRTDESKPYPRKR; this comes from the coding sequence ATGTACGAAAGAATACGCGATATGAGAGACGACAAAGGTATGACACAGGCTCAAATAGCAAAGCTATTAAATATTCATCAGACTACTTATTCCGACTATGAGCTGGGAAATTTGAATATCCCGATACCTGTACTGAATAAGCTTGCAGATTTATTCGAGACAAGTATTGATTATTTAGTAGACAGGACAGACGAATCAAAACCATACCCACGAAAAAGATAA
- a CDS encoding late competence development ComFB family protein, giving the protein MIVVKNYMEEIVLESLDKVIESCGGCDCEICRMDILAVALNSLPPKYIATEKGQLYSKVSILQQQFDVDVVSAIARAVDIVKKNPRHNKKKDAEA; this is encoded by the coding sequence ATGATAGTTGTTAAAAATTATATGGAGGAAATTGTTTTGGAAAGCCTTGACAAGGTTATAGAATCCTGCGGCGGCTGTGACTGCGAAATATGCAGAATGGATATTCTGGCAGTTGCGCTTAACTCTCTGCCTCCAAAATATATTGCAACGGAAAAAGGACAGTTATATTCTAAGGTCTCTATACTTCAGCAGCAATTTGATGTAGACGTGGTTTCAGCGATAGCGAGAGCTGTGGATATAGTAAAGAAAAATCCAAGACATAATAAAAAGAAAGACGCAGAAGCTTAA
- a CDS encoding peptide deformylase, whose product MIREILKLGNPQLYEPSEEIVEEDFGFLPEWIEDLHDTLMDYRKKYGAGRAVAAPQIGIKKRLLYMFLDKPYVFINPVMRFPDNEKYILLDDCMSFPGLIVKVERYKRADISYLDENLKPQTMHLEGDLSELLQHEYDHLNGILSTMRAVDNKSFYLEQMKREF is encoded by the coding sequence ATGATACGAGAAATACTGAAACTTGGAAATCCACAGCTTTATGAACCCAGTGAAGAAATTGTAGAAGAAGACTTTGGCTTTTTGCCTGAGTGGATAGAAGACTTGCACGATACACTTATGGATTATCGAAAAAAATATGGAGCAGGCCGCGCAGTTGCGGCACCGCAAATAGGAATTAAGAAACGGCTGCTATATATGTTTTTGGATAAACCCTATGTTTTTATAAATCCAGTGATGCGCTTTCCTGATAATGAAAAATATATATTGCTGGATGATTGTATGTCCTTTCCCGGCCTGATTGTTAAAGTGGAACGGTATAAGCGTGCAGATATTTCTTATTTAGATGAAAATTTAAAACCCCAAACAATGCATTTAGAAGGAGATCTTTCGGAGCTGCTCCAGCATGAATATGACCATTTGAACGGAATTTTATCTACGATGCGTGCAGTTGACAATAAGTCATTTTATTTGGAGCAAATGAAGCGGGAATTTTAA
- a CDS encoding stage V sporulation protein AA, with product MDIYVKPTKKALIKGKNTVKIKDIAEIIASESVKARIEELTILIKTGSKPNHLLSIADIIRMILKEYPDSTIINIGSKDILVEFETEKSENKIIKYLKIVFISTILFTGAATAIMSFHSDAQIPKVFQNYYEIFFGEYKEDPLIIEISYSIGLALGIIVFFNHFGGKKITNDPTPIEVEMSVYETEIVDTVIEYLNKNKKGDGS from the coding sequence GTGGATATTTATGTTAAACCAACAAAAAAAGCTCTTATTAAGGGAAAAAATACTGTAAAAATAAAGGATATAGCTGAAATTATAGCTTCTGAAAGCGTAAAGGCCCGTATTGAGGAGCTTACAATATTAATAAAAACAGGAAGTAAGCCGAATCATCTTTTGTCTATAGCTGATATTATTAGAATGATACTGAAGGAATATCCAGACAGTACAATTATTAATATCGGCTCAAAGGATATATTGGTAGAATTTGAAACAGAAAAGTCGGAAAACAAGATAATTAAATATCTTAAGATAGTTTTTATTTCCACTATTTTATTTACAGGTGCGGCTACGGCTATTATGAGTTTTCATTCAGATGCTCAGATACCCAAAGTTTTTCAAAATTATTATGAGATATTTTTCGGCGAATATAAGGAAGACCCTTTGATAATTGAAATATCTTATTCCATAGGGCTTGCACTTGGGATAATTGTTTTCTTTAATCATTTTGGCGGGAAGAAAATAACCAATGATCCGACGCCTATAGAAGTAGAAATGTCCGTCTATGAAACTGAAATAGTGGATACCGTAATAGAGTATCTCAATAAAAATAAAAAAGGAGACGGCTCATAA
- the efp gene encoding elongation factor P → MISASEFRNGVTVEIDGDIYTIIEFQHVKPGKGAAFVRTKIRNLISGGVTERTFRPSEKMPKAHIDRKDMQFLYTDGELYHFMDVESFEQSAVNASDVGDALEFVKENEMVKILSHNGKVFGIEPPLFVELEVVDTEPGFKGDTATGATKPAKLETGTSINVPLFINIGDVIKIDTRSGEYLGRV, encoded by the coding sequence ATGATTTCTGCAAGTGAGTTTAGAAATGGAGTAACAGTTGAAATTGACGGCGATATTTATACTATAATTGAATTTCAGCATGTAAAGCCGGGAAAGGGCGCCGCCTTTGTACGTACTAAAATAAGAAATTTAATTTCAGGCGGCGTTACTGAAAGAACCTTCCGCCCATCTGAAAAAATGCCTAAGGCTCATATAGACAGAAAGGATATGCAGTTTCTTTACACCGACGGAGAACTTTACCATTTTATGGACGTTGAAAGCTTCGAACAGAGTGCTGTTAACGCATCTGATGTTGGCGACGCTTTGGAATTTGTTAAAGAAAATGAAATGGTTAAAATACTTTCCCATAACGGAAAGGTTTTCGGTATAGAGCCTCCTCTTTTTGTAGAGCTTGAAGTAGTTGATACAGAGCCGGGCTTCAAAGGCGATACTGCTACAGGTGCAACAAAGCCTGCAAAGCTTGAAACAGGTACAAGCATAAATGTTCCTTTATTTATAAATATCGGAGACGTTATAAAAATAGATACACGTTCGGGAGAATATCTCGGAAGAGTATAA
- a CDS encoding YqeG family HAD IIIA-type phosphatase gives MFKIFCPKEYLPDISSVDYKKLYDSGIRYLIYDIDNTIAAYEEHKPGEKALKLFDKLIKMGFKIAFVSNNHKKRVTLFNEDLKFIAIHHGLKPLPFGIWKAMKMIKAKNNNTALIGDQIFTDVLCGNLNNIYTILVKPVSDKDVLSVKIKRGLEKKILERYYKN, from the coding sequence ATGTTTAAAATTTTTTGCCCAAAGGAATATTTGCCGGATATTTCTTCTGTTGATTATAAAAAGCTTTATGATAGCGGTATAAGATATCTAATATATGATATTGATAATACCATAGCAGCATATGAGGAGCATAAACCGGGAGAGAAAGCCTTAAAGCTTTTTGATAAGCTCATTAAAATGGGTTTTAAAATAGCTTTTGTTTCCAATAATCATAAAAAGAGGGTTACGCTTTTTAATGAAGACCTTAAATTTATAGCAATCCACCACGGGTTAAAGCCCTTACCCTTTGGTATATGGAAAGCAATGAAAATGATAAAAGCTAAAAATAATAATACAGCCCTTATAGGAGACCAGATTTTTACAGATGTCCTATGCGGAAACTTAAACAATATATATACTATTCTTGTAAAGCCGGTTTCAGATAAAGACGTTTTATCTGTAAAAATAAAAAGAGGCCTTGAAAAAAAGATACTTGAAAGATATTATAAAAATTAG
- the spoVAC gene encoding stage V sporulation protein AC — protein MSQITKNKAEYSKMVDKISPNSKIFTNCIKAFVVGGLICILGQLVLNTLLNRGLSEENAGTVTSIIMIFLGVFFTGLGVYPKLGKFAGAGSIVPITGFANSVASPAIEFKKEGQIMGVGAKMFIIAGPVIVFGTITSIIIGLIHYFTGGALSV, from the coding sequence ATGTCACAGATTACAAAAAATAAAGCTGAATATTCAAAAATGGTAGATAAGATATCCCCGAATTCAAAAATATTTACGAATTGCATCAAAGCCTTTGTCGTAGGGGGATTGATATGTATTTTAGGCCAGCTTGTTTTAAATACTTTGCTTAACAGAGGGCTTTCGGAAGAAAATGCCGGAACCGTAACCTCTATAATAATGATTTTTTTGGGTGTATTTTTTACAGGTCTCGGCGTATATCCAAAGCTTGGTAAATTCGCCGGTGCAGGTTCTATCGTTCCTATAACAGGCTTTGCAAACAGTGTTGCGTCCCCTGCCATAGAATTTAAAAAAGAAGGCCAAATCATGGGCGTAGGCGCAAAGATGTTTATCATAGCCGGGCCTGTTATCGTATTTGGAACCATAACATCGATTATTATAGGATTGATACATTATTTTACCGGAGGTGCCTTAAGTGTCTAA
- a CDS encoding glycine--tRNA ligase, which produces MKKSMEKIVALSKARGFIFPGSEIYGGLANSWDYGPLGVELKNNIKKAWWKKFVQESTYNVGVDCAILMNPRVWEASGHVGGFSDPLMDCRKCHERFRADKIIEDFRNDGEPVDGWTNEEMKKYIEDNNIKCPSCGEHDFTDIRQFNLMFKTFAGVTEDSKSTIYLRPETAQGIFVNFKNVQRTTRKKIPFGIGQIGKSFRNEITPGNFTFRTREFEQMELEFFCEPGTDLEWFQYWRAFCINWLKDLGIKEESMRVRDHKPEELSHYSKATTDIEFLFPFGWGELWGIADRTDYDLKKHQEFSGEDLSYFDQTTNEKYIPYCVEPSLGADRVTLAFLSEAYDEEEVAEGDTRTVMRFHPALAPIKAAVLPLSKKLSKGSIEVYNMLSKHFNCEYDESGSIGKRYRRQDEIGTPYCITFDFDSLEDGCVTVRHRDSMEQERIKIEDLVKYVEDGISF; this is translated from the coding sequence ATGAAGAAATCAATGGAAAAAATAGTTGCTCTTTCAAAGGCCAGAGGTTTTATATTCCCAGGCTCCGAAATTTACGGCGGACTTGCTAATTCATGGGATTACGGCCCCTTAGGCGTAGAGCTTAAAAATAATATAAAAAAGGCATGGTGGAAAAAGTTCGTACAGGAAAGCACTTATAATGTAGGTGTTGACTGTGCTATCCTTATGAATCCCAGAGTGTGGGAGGCCAGCGGCCACGTGGGAGGCTTTTCCGATCCCTTAATGGACTGCCGTAAATGCCATGAGCGTTTCAGAGCCGATAAGATTATTGAGGATTTCAGAAATGACGGTGAGCCTGTAGACGGCTGGACCAACGAAGAAATGAAAAAATATATCGAAGATAACAATATCAAATGCCCTTCCTGCGGTGAGCACGACTTTACTGATATACGCCAGTTTAACCTGATGTTTAAAACCTTCGCAGGAGTTACGGAGGACAGTAAAAGTACTATTTATCTTCGTCCTGAAACAGCTCAAGGTATTTTCGTTAATTTTAAAAACGTTCAGAGAACGACAAGAAAGAAAATCCCCTTTGGTATAGGCCAAATAGGAAAATCCTTTAGAAATGAAATAACTCCGGGTAACTTCACCTTTAGAACAAGGGAATTTGAGCAGATGGAGCTTGAATTTTTCTGTGAGCCGGGTACAGATTTGGAATGGTTCCAATATTGGAGAGCCTTCTGTATTAATTGGCTTAAAGACCTTGGCATCAAAGAAGAAAGCATGAGAGTAAGGGATCATAAGCCTGAGGAGCTTTCTCATTACAGCAAGGCAACGACGGATATTGAGTTCCTTTTCCCCTTTGGCTGGGGTGAGCTTTGGGGTATAGCCGACAGAACCGATTACGACCTTAAAAAGCATCAGGAGTTTTCTGGTGAGGACCTTTCTTATTTCGACCAAACCACCAATGAAAAATATATTCCTTACTGTGTTGAGCCTTCTCTCGGTGCAGATAGAGTTACCCTTGCTTTCTTAAGTGAAGCCTATGACGAGGAGGAGGTTGCCGAAGGTGATACAAGAACAGTAATGCGCTTTCATCCAGCTCTTGCGCCCATAAAGGCTGCTGTTCTTCCCCTTTCAAAGAAGCTTTCAAAAGGCAGTATAGAAGTATATAATATGCTTTCCAAGCATTTTAATTGTGAGTATGATGAATCCGGCTCCATAGGAAAGCGGTATAGGCGCCAGGATGAAATCGGTACTCCTTATTGCATAACCTTTGACTTTGACTCTCTTGAAGACGGCTGCGTAACCGTAAGACACAGAGATTCTATGGAACAGGAAAGAATAAAAATAGAAGATCTTGTCAAGTATGTAGAAGATGGAATAAGCTTTTAA
- a CDS encoding prepilin peptidase — MRAAFELMVFDRIDVFAVKIISILIFIFFLLVLSFIDMKRHIIPDKILIFFAGTGILINTCIFLLVFDYWILISALAGFISGIFPLFLAIVLSKGKMGAGDMKLLGVIGIWTGPVNTLLIFFISVLLAGIFAVFMLLLRKMNIKSELPLGPFMLLGSIACIAFNDSLMNIIGRVLLIGS, encoded by the coding sequence ATGAGGGCCGCATTCGAGCTTATGGTTTTTGACAGAATAGATGTATTTGCAGTTAAAATCATAAGTATTTTGATTTTTATTTTCTTCTTATTGGTACTCTCTTTTATTGATATGAAAAGACATATTATACCTGATAAAATCCTTATATTTTTTGCAGGCACAGGCATATTAATAAATACATGCATTTTTCTTTTAGTCTTTGATTATTGGATTTTGATTAGTGCCCTTGCAGGTTTTATATCGGGGATATTTCCTTTATTTCTTGCGATTGTTTTATCGAAAGGGAAAATGGGCGCCGGAGACATGAAGCTTCTGGGCGTAATCGGCATATGGACAGGGCCTGTAAATACCTTATTGATATTTTTCATAAGCGTCCTTTTGGCTGGCATATTTGCTGTTTTTATGCTTCTTTTAAGAAAAATGAATATAAAGTCGGAGCTTCCTCTGGGGCCTTTTATGCTCCTGGGAAGCATCGCCTGCATAGCTTTTAATGATAGCCTTATGAATATCATAGGAAGAGTATTATTAATAGGGAGTTAG
- the spoVAD gene encoding stage V sporulation protein AD: MSNKIGKQSVLFTNPVSIVNTASVVGPKEGEGPLNRYFDVILEDVLNGGESWEQAESLIVEKTFNMAAKKAGLTLDDIDYIIAGDLLNQNTGSTFGIRELNRPFFGVFSACSAMGESMIIGSMLIDGGFGKNIIAGASSHFCAAEKQFRSPLNLGTQRPPTSTWTVTGCGAAVLSNKEKGPFVTGATVGKIVDMGIKDAFNMGAAMAPAAADTLLTHFNDFNITPDYYDLIITGDLGHVGRELVIELLKEQGIELKDNFTDCGIKIFDKEKQDTHSGGSGCACAAVTFAGYLYDKLKNLAFNRILLVPTGALLSPTTSQQGETIPGIAHAVRIENSR; the protein is encoded by the coding sequence GTGTCTAATAAAATAGGAAAACAGAGCGTTTTATTTACGAATCCTGTTTCTATCGTGAATACCGCTTCAGTTGTAGGCCCCAAAGAAGGGGAAGGACCTTTAAACAGATATTTTGACGTTATACTTGAAGACGTTTTAAACGGCGGAGAAAGCTGGGAGCAGGCGGAATCCCTTATTGTTGAAAAAACATTTAATATGGCTGCAAAAAAAGCAGGGCTTACCCTTGATGATATAGATTATATAATTGCAGGAGATTTGCTTAACCAGAACACAGGAAGCACATTTGGCATAAGAGAATTAAACAGGCCGTTTTTCGGCGTATTCAGTGCCTGCTCTGCCATGGGAGAATCTATGATTATAGGTTCTATGCTCATTGACGGAGGATTCGGAAAAAACATAATTGCAGGAGCTTCAAGCCATTTCTGCGCCGCTGAAAAACAATTCCGTTCACCTCTTAACTTAGGTACTCAAAGGCCTCCTACGTCTACATGGACAGTAACAGGCTGCGGTGCTGCGGTTTTATCCAATAAAGAAAAAGGGCCCTTTGTAACAGGGGCAACCGTAGGAAAGATTGTGGATATGGGCATAAAAGATGCCTTTAATATGGGGGCGGCTATGGCGCCTGCGGCGGCAGATACCCTGCTTACCCATTTTAATGATTTTAATATTACGCCCGACTATTATGATTTAATCATAACAGGAGACTTGGGACACGTTGGAAGAGAGCTTGTAATAGAGCTTTTAAAAGAACAGGGAATAGAGCTTAAGGATAATTTTACTGACTGCGGAATAAAAATTTTTGATAAGGAAAAGCAGGATACCCATTCAGGGGGAAGCGGCTGTGCATGTGCGGCAGTTACTTTTGCAGGATATTTATATGATAAGCTTAAAAATCTTGCATTTAATAGAATTTTACTTGTTCCCACCGGTGCCCTTTTAAGCCCAACCACAAGCCAGCAGGGAGAAACCATACCCGGCATAGCCCATGCCGTAAGAATAGAGAATAGCAGGTGA
- a CDS encoding stage V sporulation protein AB, with protein sequence MLYLKYLLSVLIGLGGGVVISGAVFAFIAIIGVVPRLAQKTSTESYIKLYEEMIILGGIFGCVNISFDYSIRLNPLMVIYISVCIGIFYGCLAMCLAEVLDVLPILARRTRLQKGMKIFILSMALGKLAGSLLYFMVDGFFEI encoded by the coding sequence ATGCTGTATTTGAAATATTTGCTTTCTGTACTCATAGGCCTTGGCGGAGGCGTAGTGATATCTGGGGCTGTATTTGCGTTTATAGCTATTATAGGTGTTGTTCCAAGGCTTGCACAGAAAACATCAACGGAAAGCTATATTAAATTATATGAAGAAATGATTATACTGGGAGGAATATTCGGCTGTGTAAATATAAGCTTTGATTATAGCATAAGGCTAAATCCTCTTATGGTAATATATATAAGCGTTTGCATAGGGATATTCTATGGCTGTTTGGCAATGTGCCTTGCAGAGGTCCTGGATGTGCTTCCCATACTGGCCAGAAGGACAAGGCTTCAAAAGGGAATGAAGATATTTATTCTTTCAATGGCCTTAGGGAAGCTTGCAGGTTCTCTTCTTTATTTTATGGTAGATGGTTTTTTTGAAATATAG